One segment of Rickettsiella grylli DNA contains the following:
- the tsf gene encoding translation elongation factor Ts codes for MTIRITASMVQALRARTGAGMMDCKRALEASAGDLDRAAEAMRKSGQIEAEKKSHRIAAEGLIVIKSKTVQGPAVILEINCETDFVARDENFKQFAERTAQSALDYELTDLAQVLAFTFPDSCESVEKTRESLVAQLGENIQVRRLKVIAAQTDGVLGSYVHRGRIGVVVQLKGGDNELAKDLALHIAANNPSVISADDIADQIVVKEREILMAQRQGSGKPEAVIDKMVEERLDKFRDEMSLLGQAFIKDPNLRVAQLLESKGAKVIGFIRFELGEGIEKPPSEDFAKAVLAQVKDAS; via the coding sequence ATGACAATACGAATAACAGCTTCGATGGTTCAAGCGTTACGTGCACGTACAGGTGCAGGCATGATGGATTGTAAAAGAGCGCTGGAAGCATCAGCAGGTGATCTGGATCGGGCTGCTGAAGCAATGCGTAAGTCGGGCCAAATTGAAGCGGAGAAAAAATCACATCGTATTGCCGCTGAAGGTTTAATTGTTATTAAATCAAAAACGGTTCAGGGGCCTGCTGTCATTTTAGAAATTAACTGCGAGACCGATTTCGTAGCCCGTGATGAAAATTTCAAACAGTTTGCTGAAAGGACGGCACAAAGTGCATTAGATTATGAGCTCACTGATTTAGCGCAGGTGTTAGCGTTTACGTTTCCCGATAGTTGCGAAAGTGTTGAAAAAACACGTGAAAGCTTGGTGGCTCAATTAGGCGAAAATATTCAAGTAAGACGTTTGAAGGTTATTGCCGCACAAACCGATGGGGTATTAGGATCTTATGTCCATAGAGGACGCATTGGTGTGGTTGTCCAATTAAAGGGAGGCGACAACGAATTAGCAAAAGATTTAGCGTTACATATTGCCGCGAATAACCCGAGTGTAATCTCCGCTGATGACATTGCAGATCAAATTGTGGTGAAAGAACGAGAAATTCTCATGGCACAGCGGCAAGGTAGTGGTAAGCCAGAAGCCGTTATCGATAAGATGGTTGAAGAGCGGCTGGATAAATTTCGTGATGAGATGAGTTTATTGGGTCAAGCATTTATAAAAGATCCGAACCTACGCGTCGCCCAACTTTTAGAGAGCAAAGGAGCAAAGGTGATTGGATTTATACGGTTCGAGTTGGGTGAAGGTATTGAAAAACCACCCAGCGAAGATTTTGCCAAAGCTGTGCTGGCGCAAGTAAAGGACGCTTCTTAA
- the pyrH gene encoding UMP kinase: protein MVSSLKYRRVLLKLSGEALCGNASKMLDSVELDRIVSDIVAASDLGVQMAIVIGGGNIFRGETLARTGIDRITGDQMGMLGTIINALALRDTFDKHKKIAKIMSAIPITGFVPCFDRYKAIRYLEKGYIVIFAGGTGNPLVSTDSAASLRGIEMGAELLLKATHVDGVYSADPNKEAKARLYSSISYEKALEQELGIMDLTAFMQCRDHDLPLLVFNIKCKNALLDILQGKRKGTLVTKRNER from the coding sequence ATGGTCTCTTCCTTAAAATATCGACGTGTTTTGTTAAAGCTCAGTGGTGAAGCACTTTGCGGAAACGCTTCAAAAATGTTGGATTCAGTTGAGTTGGATCGTATTGTGTCCGATATTGTTGCCGCCTCGGATTTAGGTGTGCAAATGGCTATTGTAATCGGCGGAGGGAATATTTTTCGTGGTGAAACATTAGCACGGACGGGGATTGATCGGATCACAGGCGATCAAATGGGAATGTTAGGTACGATTATCAATGCATTAGCATTACGAGATACATTTGATAAGCATAAAAAAATAGCTAAAATCATGTCAGCTATTCCCATTACTGGCTTTGTCCCCTGTTTCGATCGATATAAAGCCATACGTTATTTAGAAAAGGGTTATATTGTTATTTTTGCAGGAGGAACTGGAAATCCTCTCGTGAGTACCGATTCTGCAGCGAGTTTACGAGGTATCGAAATGGGTGCTGAATTATTACTGAAAGCGACACATGTTGATGGCGTCTATAGTGCTGATCCGAATAAAGAAGCGAAAGCGCGGTTGTACTCCTCGATTAGCTACGAAAAAGCCTTAGAACAAGAATTAGGCATCATGGATTTAACCGCATTTATGCAATGTCGCGATCATGATTTACCGCTATTGGTTTTTAATATTAAATGTAAAAATGCATTGCTTGATATTTTGCAAGGTAAACGTAAAGGCACCTTAGTGACTAAGAGGAATGAAAGATGA
- the frr gene encoding ribosome recycling factor — protein sequence MIGSIKLTTEQGMQKALEALKANLAKLRTGRAHPSLLEQLRVPQYGGKEVPLNHVASITVADARTLLVTPWEKSLIPLIEKTILQSHLGLNPLTAGNVIRVPLALLTEERRRDMSKLVKKEAEDARVSIRNYRQDANHQLKNLVKKKLITEDEERRAKEMIQKMTDRSIVEVEKIAKVKEEELMHI from the coding sequence ATGATAGGATCCATAAAATTAACAACCGAACAAGGGATGCAAAAAGCTTTAGAGGCGTTAAAAGCGAATTTAGCTAAATTGCGTACGGGTAGAGCTCATCCCAGCTTATTAGAACAATTACGGGTTCCTCAATACGGCGGTAAAGAAGTTCCGTTAAACCATGTGGCCAGTATTACTGTCGCAGATGCACGGACTTTATTAGTGACGCCGTGGGAAAAATCATTGATTCCCCTCATAGAAAAGACCATTCTTCAATCTCATTTAGGCCTTAATCCGTTAACTGCAGGCAATGTTATCCGTGTTCCTTTAGCGCTATTAACGGAAGAACGTCGGCGTGATATGAGTAAATTAGTTAAGAAAGAAGCAGAAGATGCACGAGTATCCATTCGTAATTATCGTCAAGATGCGAATCATCAATTAAAAAACTTAGTAAAGAAAAAATTGATTACGGAAGATGAAGAACGACGTGCTAAAGAGATGATCCAAAAAATGACTGATCGTAGTATTGTTGAAGTAGAAAAGATAGCTAAAGTGAAAGAAGAAGAATTAATGCACATTTAA
- a CDS encoding isoprenyl transferase, whose protein sequence is MSATCAYRALKLPQHIAIIMDGNGRWAKQRHLPRMLGHQEGVKAVRKVIKSCSEMGIKALTLFAFSSENWQRPEQEVNYLMTLFLNTLKNEIEKLAQNNVQLKMVGNLERFNAPLRQWIDKSQALTAHNTGLQLIIAVNYSGQWDIVQAAQKLIDEVKHGAFIADQLTQEMFANYLSLAHLPALDLLIRTSGEYRISNFLLWQLAYTELYFTDTLWPDFDEQALQKALHFYAQRERRFGCTSEQLTEINAKA, encoded by the coding sequence ATGTCAGCAACTTGTGCCTATCGAGCATTAAAACTTCCTCAGCATATTGCAATTATCATGGATGGAAATGGGCGTTGGGCAAAACAACGTCATTTACCCCGCATGTTAGGTCACCAGGAAGGTGTAAAAGCCGTTCGGAAAGTCATTAAAAGCTGTAGTGAAATGGGCATTAAAGCCCTTACTTTATTTGCATTTAGTAGCGAAAATTGGCAGCGGCCTGAACAAGAAGTTAATTATTTAATGACATTATTTCTCAATACATTGAAAAATGAAATTGAAAAATTAGCTCAAAATAATGTGCAGTTAAAAATGGTGGGTAATTTAGAGCGGTTCAACGCCCCGTTGCGCCAATGGATTGACAAATCTCAAGCTTTAACAGCACACAACACAGGCCTACAATTGATCATTGCAGTGAATTATAGTGGTCAGTGGGATATTGTTCAGGCCGCACAAAAGTTAATCGATGAGGTTAAGCACGGCGCGTTTATTGCTGATCAGCTCACGCAAGAAATGTTTGCTAATTATTTGAGCTTAGCACATTTACCTGCGCTTGATCTTTTAATTCGCACCAGCGGTGAATATCGAATTAGTAATTTTTTACTGTGGCAATTGGCGTATACTGAATTGTATTTTACTGATACGTTGTGGCCCGATTTCGATGAACAAGCGCTCCAGAAGGCTTTGCATTTTTATGCGCAACGAGAACGACGATTTGGATGCACCAGTGAACAACTCACAGAAATAAATGCTAAAGCTTAG
- a CDS encoding phosphatidate cytidylyltransferase, producing MLKLRILTALILIPLVTLGVFYASAFYFKWITAGILLLAAWEWSRLSAYKNVAHRFLYVGVQAILLFFSLSYISNDGLLRLGLLFWVSLSLYLIWVGKKPQLPRINARWVAGLGWFIISLCWIALQKLQLTPAYLMFMLLIIWLSDTAAYVSGRLWGKHLLAPTLSPKKTWEGFVFGLLFTLCSSVLLFYVFQMRKPSFWQVGVLVLLTVLAATAGDLFESQLKRLQGLKDSGQLLPGHGGVLDRIDSLLAAAPVFAGSLLLLGLIL from the coding sequence ATGCTAAAGCTTAGAATTTTAACGGCCTTAATATTGATTCCCTTAGTCACTCTAGGTGTTTTTTATGCGTCGGCGTTTTATTTTAAATGGATCACAGCCGGTATCCTGCTGCTTGCTGCTTGGGAATGGTCGCGCTTGAGCGCTTACAAAAATGTAGCGCATCGTTTTTTATATGTGGGCGTGCAAGCGATACTCTTATTTTTTTCCTTATCTTATATAAGCAATGACGGACTGTTGAGATTGGGTTTACTTTTTTGGGTTTCATTGAGTTTGTATTTAATTTGGGTTGGAAAAAAACCTCAATTACCTCGTATAAATGCTCGATGGGTGGCTGGCTTAGGTTGGTTTATTATTAGTTTATGTTGGATTGCATTGCAAAAATTACAGTTAACACCCGCTTATTTAATGTTTATGCTACTTATTATTTGGTTGTCGGACACGGCAGCCTACGTTAGTGGTCGATTGTGGGGGAAGCATCTATTAGCGCCGACATTGAGTCCTAAGAAAACGTGGGAAGGCTTCGTTTTTGGATTATTGTTTACGTTGTGCTCATCAGTGCTTCTATTTTACGTTTTTCAAATGCGAAAACCTTCTTTCTGGCAAGTAGGGGTATTGGTTTTATTGACTGTTTTAGCTGCTACAGCAGGCGATTTATTTGAAAGTCAATTGAAACGACTTCAAGGACTGAAAGATAGTGGCCAACTATTACCAGGTCATGGTGGCGTTTTAGATAGAATTGATAGTTTGTTAGCGGCAGCCCCCGTATTTGCAGGTTCTTTATTACTGCTGGGTTTAATATTATGA
- a CDS encoding 1-deoxy-D-xylulose-5-phosphate reductoisomerase translates to MKSLCILGATGSIGTHTLDVIREHPLHFKVVALSAHYNIDLLFQQCLKFTPRYAVVSSQSLAEDLRKRLLAVALKTEVLFGEEALNFIASLDTVDTVVAAIVGAAGLFPTLAAIQSKKQVLLANKEALIMAGPLLIEEALRAKISLIPIDSEHNAIFQCLHGQVTPGNCGNTLKKIILTASGGALRHKPFDQLQRATPAQASQHPNWTMGQKISIDSATLMNKGFEVIEAYFLFGLSPDKIEVVLHPQSIVHSFIEFLDGSLLAQLGHPDMRIPISYALAFPERLSNAAFSLNLLKVGRLDFLPVDENRYPCLGLAYRALQIGGTATTILNAANEIAVQAFLEGKIYFTDIAKLNQEVLEKIHSRPISDLHVILEDDNLAREIAKEIILKHYSLNAKNTVKSVTH, encoded by the coding sequence ATGAAATCGTTATGCATTTTAGGTGCAACGGGTTCTATTGGAACACACACCTTAGACGTTATTCGTGAACATCCTCTTCATTTTAAAGTGGTTGCCTTAAGTGCTCACTATAATATTGATTTATTATTTCAACAGTGCTTAAAATTTACACCGCGTTATGCGGTTGTAAGTAGTCAATCTTTAGCAGAAGATCTCCGAAAGCGATTGCTTGCCGTCGCTTTAAAAACAGAAGTGTTATTTGGAGAGGAAGCATTAAATTTTATTGCCAGCCTTGATACCGTGGACACTGTCGTTGCGGCTATTGTGGGCGCAGCGGGTTTATTTCCTACGTTAGCGGCCATTCAATCAAAAAAGCAAGTGCTTTTAGCCAATAAAGAGGCCTTAATTATGGCCGGTCCTTTATTGATAGAAGAAGCGTTACGTGCGAAAATTTCTCTCATTCCTATCGACAGTGAACATAATGCGATTTTTCAATGTTTACACGGACAGGTAACACCCGGCAATTGTGGAAATACACTGAAGAAAATTATTTTAACGGCATCTGGTGGTGCTTTGCGTCATAAACCCTTCGATCAATTACAACGAGCAACGCCTGCTCAAGCGTCTCAGCATCCCAATTGGACGATGGGACAGAAAATAAGCATCGATTCGGCGACCTTAATGAATAAGGGTTTCGAAGTCATCGAAGCTTATTTTTTATTTGGGTTATCACCGGATAAAATTGAAGTGGTTTTGCATCCACAAAGTATTGTGCATTCTTTTATAGAGTTTTTAGATGGATCATTATTAGCTCAACTAGGTCATCCAGATATGCGTATTCCTATTTCTTATGCATTAGCCTTTCCAGAACGATTGAGTAACGCGGCGTTTTCCTTAAACTTATTAAAGGTAGGTCGTTTAGATTTCTTACCCGTGGATGAAAATCGTTATCCTTGTTTAGGTTTGGCTTATCGTGCATTACAAATAGGCGGAACCGCGACAACAATTTTAAATGCAGCCAATGAAATTGCCGTACAGGCTTTTTTAGAGGGGAAAATTTATTTCACAGATATTGCGAAACTGAATCAAGAGGTATTAGAAAAAATTCATTCTCGTCCGATTTCAGACCTTCATGTGATATTAGAGGATGATAATTTAGCGCGTGAGATTGCTAAAGAGATCATTTTAAAGCATTATAGCCTGAATGCAAAAAATACCGTAAAATCAGTCACCCATTAA
- the bamA gene encoding outer membrane protein assembly factor BamA: MFRFLFRIFLIGSLSILFFLSLPAEAFPLHKIEIQGLQGISRDTVLSYLPVKLGQDFQSDQSPAVINALYATGFFSNVTVEEQQDTLIIQVVERPIISEIDITGNKEIPGDKLKQVMKQKGLIRGHLFDKAALDRFVSQLRLQYDNMGKYSARITPLITHLSSNSVSLKIVISEGLTVEVADIAIVGNHVFSERTLRSALPLGSHHFWSFFTNSDQYSQDRLSASLDALQSYYMDRGYLQFKIESTQATLTPDRKQVYLIIRVTEGPIYKLNGYQLTGNVLVSQTKLQKLLRPLQRGQIFSRKNVVAVEEGIKKALADFGYVFATVNTLPQIDDKNKTVFLVFYVDPGHRVYVRHIHIDGNLKTQDLVFRRLFRQQEASLFSQSDLKMSLKQLNLSGFLEGEPQLTPVPIAGYSDQVDLDVHLNEAHAAQALFSLGYGTNGAVVGASLNQNNFFGTGNQLALNFNNTRAATVYSISYNNPYYTLDGIQRGYDFFYQRATPSDLNTTTYNTNTYGADLHYTIPLDERGDALQIQGGLQKLQLNLPPTEQQSLEVQNFVTHHGVQFNQFLLTMGWVRNSFDRLVFPQSGIFQNASVQLALPVGGQPLYYYKGSYLAHGYFPFKHHFIFEGRLSVGYGNGFSSTTGLPFFTNYYAGGIGTDGQVRGYEISSLGPRDTNGYPLGGNVMTVGSLGLIVPNPLSDKLRTSVFVDAGNTYSTLGVTDRSSIPPSVHGGTSSGPLRYSAGIDIDWRVPVFNVTLSFSIAKAINPQPGDQTQVFQFNIGTGF; the protein is encoded by the coding sequence ATGTTCCGATTTTTATTCAGAATCTTTTTAATTGGATCGTTATCGATCCTTTTCTTCTTATCCTTACCTGCAGAAGCTTTTCCACTCCATAAAATAGAGATTCAAGGTCTACAAGGGATTAGTCGCGATACCGTATTAAGTTATTTGCCTGTTAAATTAGGGCAAGATTTTCAATCGGATCAATCGCCCGCGGTCATTAACGCGTTATATGCAACCGGGTTTTTTAGTAATGTTACCGTCGAAGAACAACAGGATACCTTAATCATTCAGGTTGTTGAAAGACCCATTATTAGTGAGATTGATATTACCGGTAATAAAGAGATCCCTGGGGATAAATTAAAACAAGTGATGAAACAGAAAGGTTTAATTCGTGGCCATTTGTTTGATAAAGCTGCCTTAGATCGGTTCGTATCACAATTACGTTTGCAATACGATAATATGGGTAAATATTCGGCGCGTATAACCCCTTTGATTACACATTTATCGAGTAATAGCGTCTCTTTGAAAATTGTTATTTCTGAAGGACTGACCGTCGAAGTTGCTGATATTGCTATTGTGGGAAATCATGTTTTTAGTGAAAGGACATTACGTTCTGCCCTACCACTCGGGTCGCATCATTTTTGGTCGTTTTTTACCAATAGCGATCAATATAGTCAAGATCGGTTATCAGCCTCCCTCGATGCCTTGCAATCCTATTATATGGATCGAGGTTATCTTCAATTTAAAATTGAATCTACACAGGCCACATTAACTCCAGATAGAAAACAAGTTTATTTAATTATTCGTGTCACCGAAGGTCCTATTTACAAACTGAACGGCTATCAACTCACCGGGAATGTTCTTGTTTCGCAAACTAAATTACAAAAACTTTTGCGTCCCCTACAACGAGGTCAAATTTTTTCACGTAAAAATGTGGTCGCTGTGGAAGAGGGGATCAAAAAAGCATTAGCAGATTTTGGCTATGTGTTTGCAACGGTCAATACATTACCTCAAATCGACGACAAAAATAAAACAGTATTCTTAGTTTTTTATGTTGATCCAGGTCATCGCGTCTATGTCAGGCATATCCATATAGACGGTAACCTAAAAACGCAAGATTTAGTTTTTAGGCGTTTGTTTCGTCAACAGGAAGCCAGTTTGTTTTCGCAATCTGACCTAAAAATGTCCTTAAAACAACTGAATCTTAGCGGTTTTCTTGAGGGCGAACCACAATTAACACCTGTTCCTATTGCAGGCTATAGCGATCAAGTTGATCTGGATGTTCATTTAAATGAAGCGCATGCCGCTCAAGCTTTATTTAGTTTAGGTTATGGTACCAATGGAGCAGTCGTTGGTGCTTCGTTGAATCAAAATAATTTTTTTGGAACGGGGAATCAACTGGCTTTAAATTTTAATAATACCCGTGCAGCAACGGTTTATAGTATTAGCTATAACAATCCGTATTACACCTTAGATGGAATACAACGCGGATATGATTTTTTCTATCAACGCGCGACGCCTAGCGATTTGAATACAACAACCTATAATACGAATACCTATGGTGCTGATCTCCATTATACGATTCCATTGGACGAGCGAGGAGATGCCCTACAAATTCAAGGAGGCTTACAAAAATTACAACTTAATTTACCACCCACTGAACAGCAATCACTTGAAGTACAAAATTTTGTTACGCATCATGGTGTTCAATTTAATCAGTTTTTATTGACGATGGGTTGGGTACGAAATAGCTTTGATCGACTTGTGTTTCCTCAAAGTGGAATTTTTCAAAATGCAAGTGTTCAACTGGCTTTACCCGTAGGTGGTCAGCCTTTGTACTATTACAAAGGAAGTTATTTAGCGCATGGTTATTTTCCGTTCAAACATCATTTTATTTTTGAGGGTCGGTTGAGCGTAGGTTATGGAAATGGATTTTCTTCAACCACAGGATTGCCTTTTTTTACTAATTATTACGCAGGTGGTATCGGTACAGATGGTCAGGTAAGAGGCTATGAAATTAGCTCGTTAGGCCCAAGAGATACGAATGGTTATCCTTTAGGAGGTAATGTGATGACCGTGGGCAGTTTAGGATTAATTGTGCCTAACCCACTATCGGATAAATTAAGGACGAGTGTTTTTGTCGATGCTGGTAACACCTATTCAACTTTAGGTGTTACGGATCGTAGTTCAATACCGCCGAGCGTACACGGAGGAACCTCCTCGGGACCACTTCGCTATTCCGCCGGTATCGATATAGATTGGCGAGTTCCTGTTTTTAATGTAACATTAAGTTTTAGTATAGCGAAAGCTATAAACCCTCAACCTGGCGATCAAACACAAGTCTTCCAGTTTAACATTGGAACAGGTTTTTAA
- a CDS encoding OmpH family outer membrane protein yields MNKICLVSILTIMTGLLTLTAQAEEIKLAVVDMQAVLQRAPQIAKINDALTRQFKGRQDSIMKAQNELQKEASNLQKNAAVMKADERSVLENKVMTDQNKVKSMIAAFQKDLSKKQSESLHSFSQELDGVVNKVATQSGYDVVLQKGSTLYAKNNLDITQQVLDALKKT; encoded by the coding sequence ATGAACAAAATATGCTTAGTATCTATTTTAACGATAATGACCGGTCTATTGACGCTCACGGCTCAAGCAGAAGAAATAAAGTTAGCGGTTGTTGATATGCAAGCGGTATTACAAAGAGCTCCGCAAATCGCTAAAATTAACGACGCATTGACACGTCAATTTAAAGGCCGGCAAGATAGTATCATGAAGGCTCAAAATGAATTACAGAAAGAAGCAAGTAACTTGCAAAAAAACGCAGCTGTTATGAAAGCAGATGAGCGAAGTGTTTTAGAAAATAAAGTAATGACCGATCAGAATAAAGTGAAATCAATGATCGCTGCGTTTCAAAAAGATTTATCTAAAAAACAAAGCGAATCATTGCATAGCTTTAGCCAAGAACTTGACGGTGTGGTAAATAAAGTAGCAACGCAATCCGGTTATGATGTGGTCCTTCAAAAAGGAAGTACCTTATACGCTAAAAATAATCTAGATATTACACAGCAAGTTTTAGACGCTTTAAAGAAAACTTAA
- the lpxD gene encoding UDP-3-O-(3-hydroxymyristoyl)glucosamine N-acyltransferase: MQYRHSLQEIAYLIKADLKGDPQCLITGIMALQKAQAGEISFLDNKRYLKYLSTTQASAVILREECLKHAPNNALVVTDPYLAFAKVAQLFERTLPVIPEIHTTALLGEGCHIHSSVSIGPYSVIGPNTRLEEGVVIGPACVIGENVVIGAKTCLKSHVSICADTHIGPRVIIHNGSVIGSDGFGLAKENNKWIKIPQLGKVLIGHDVEIGANVSIDRGALDDTIISNGVKLDNQIQIGHNVRIGENTAIAGCTGIAGSTHIGKNCRIGGGVCINGHIEIADNVCITGMSSVVHSIRYPGIYSSTHSIQPRREWQRNSVRFRQLDQLAKRLKKAETLMNKKQ; this comes from the coding sequence ATGCAGTATCGACACTCATTACAAGAAATTGCTTATTTAATTAAAGCGGATCTCAAAGGTGATCCACAGTGTTTAATCACAGGTATTATGGCTTTGCAAAAAGCACAGGCAGGTGAAATTTCGTTCTTAGATAATAAACGTTATTTAAAATATCTTTCAACAACACAAGCTTCTGCAGTTATTTTACGTGAAGAATGCTTAAAGCATGCGCCGAATAATGCATTAGTGGTTACTGACCCCTATCTTGCTTTCGCTAAAGTCGCTCAATTATTTGAGCGAACTTTACCTGTTATTCCAGAAATTCATACAACGGCTCTTCTCGGAGAAGGTTGTCATATTCACTCTAGCGTAAGTATTGGGCCTTATTCCGTAATAGGTCCAAATACGCGTTTAGAAGAGGGTGTTGTGATAGGGCCTGCGTGTGTGATTGGTGAAAATGTAGTTATAGGTGCGAAGACCTGTTTAAAATCGCATGTGAGTATCTGTGCAGATACTCACATAGGTCCACGCGTGATTATTCATAATGGAAGTGTTATTGGGAGTGATGGTTTTGGTTTAGCCAAAGAGAACAATAAATGGATTAAGATTCCGCAATTAGGGAAAGTATTAATAGGTCATGATGTTGAAATTGGTGCGAATGTAAGTATCGATCGAGGAGCGCTCGATGACACCATTATCAGCAATGGTGTGAAATTAGACAACCAAATACAAATCGGTCATAACGTCCGAATTGGCGAAAATACAGCAATTGCTGGATGTACTGGAATAGCAGGAAGCACTCATATCGGAAAAAATTGTAGGATAGGGGGCGGAGTATGTATTAACGGGCATATCGAAATTGCAGATAATGTTTGTATAACCGGTATGTCGAGCGTTGTTCATTCTATCCGATATCCTGGAATTTATTCTTCTACCCATTCGATTCAACCCCGTCGAGAGTGGCAAAGAAATAGTGTGCGGTTTCGTCAATTGGATCAATTAGCTAAAAGATTGAAAAAAGCTGAAACATTAATGAATAAAAAACAATAG
- the fabZ gene encoding 3-hydroxyacyl-ACP dehydratase FabZ has protein sequence MMDIQEILTYLPQRYPILMIDKVIKIVPGKSIVALKNVTVNEPYFLGHFPGNPIMPGVLILETMAQATGILALHANRENKEGFLYLFAGIDEARFKKPVVPGDQLLIEAEVLKVKGNVWKCKVIAKVGNELACEAILMGAGRKC, from the coding sequence ATTATGGATATCCAAGAAATACTCACTTATTTACCCCAGCGCTATCCTATTTTAATGATTGATAAAGTGATAAAAATAGTGCCGGGTAAGTCGATAGTGGCCTTGAAAAATGTAACCGTTAATGAACCTTATTTTTTAGGTCATTTCCCGGGTAATCCGATTATGCCCGGCGTACTTATTTTAGAAACAATGGCACAAGCGACAGGTATTCTTGCTTTACATGCGAATAGAGAAAATAAAGAAGGTTTTTTATATCTTTTTGCAGGTATTGATGAAGCACGTTTTAAAAAGCCCGTTGTACCAGGGGATCAATTATTAATAGAAGCTGAAGTTCTCAAAGTAAAGGGTAATGTTTGGAAATGCAAAGTCATTGCAAAAGTGGGCAATGAATTGGCTTGCGAAGCAATCCTCATGGGTGCCGGGAGAAAATGCTGA
- the lpxA gene encoding acyl-ACP--UDP-N-acetylglucosamine O-acyltransferase — protein MIHALAIVDPAAKLSTNVTVGPWSIIGPEVEIGSGTVIGSHVVLKGPTRLGDYNKIYSFSSIGDDPQDKKYRGEKTYLEIGNHNVIREYCTINRGTTQDKSLTKIGSHNLFMVGSHVAHDCVVGDHAIFVNNVALAGHVTIGNYAILGAYSAVHQFCHIGDHSFIAASSMVRQNVLPYILVEGGREARACGLNKEGLRRNGFTDEAISHLRCAYKLIFRKNLTVEQALEELKPLALHSPQVSLMTQALKNSERGIIR, from the coding sequence ATGATACATGCATTGGCTATTGTTGATCCCGCAGCGAAGCTAAGTACGAATGTCACCGTTGGACCTTGGAGTATTATTGGGCCGGAAGTGGAAATAGGTTCGGGTACCGTTATTGGATCACATGTTGTATTGAAAGGACCCACCCGTTTAGGGGACTATAATAAAATTTATTCTTTTTCTTCTATCGGCGATGATCCCCAAGATAAAAAATACCGAGGTGAAAAAACCTATCTAGAAATAGGTAATCATAATGTGATTCGCGAATATTGCACGATTAATCGGGGTACTACTCAAGATAAAAGTTTAACTAAAATTGGCAGCCATAATCTTTTTATGGTGGGTTCTCATGTTGCGCATGATTGTGTTGTGGGTGATCATGCTATTTTCGTTAATAACGTTGCGTTAGCGGGACATGTGACTATCGGGAATTATGCTATTTTAGGTGCTTATAGCGCGGTGCATCAATTTTGCCATATTGGTGACCATAGTTTTATTGCTGCCTCAAGCATGGTCCGACAAAATGTTTTACCTTATATACTCGTGGAAGGTGGGCGTGAAGCGCGAGCTTGCGGTTTAAACAAAGAAGGACTCAGAAGAAATGGTTTCACTGACGAAGCGATTAGTCATTTACGTTGTGCTTACAAACTTATTTTTCGTAAAAATTTAACCGTAGAACAAGCGCTAGAGGAGCTAAAACCTTTAGCACTTCATTCTCCTCAAGTAAGCTTAATGACTCAAGCACTTAAAAACTCTGAACGTGGCATCATTCGTTAA